The DNA window CGTTGGCGGCGCAGCCTGCAAAGAGAAGCGGAAGAAGGGTAAGGACAGCGCGCATCGATCATGACTCCGAAAGACGGGATTGCCGGCGCTTTCCCACAGGCCCGTTACAGCTGCAAGACGGCACGCGCGTCGCCGCGATGAGCGGGGAGGGTGCCCGGCGAACATTTATCAGGCAGGCGAATCCCGGCCATCGCGCGTTGATCGACACAGCCCGGCTATCTCGCCGGCAGGAGACCGATCCGATGTTCACCCAGCTCAATCCGCCGCTGCCTGTTACGGTGATCGATCGCGGGAAGGGCTTGGCCTTCGCGGTTATCGATTACGGGCCGGAGCATAACATCATCTGGGTCACGGCAATCGACAGCACCGGTGAAATCTGGTGCGCACCGAACCCGAAGGTGCGCATGCAGAATAACTGGACCATGGGCCGGATGCAGACCGGTGGTGAACCCGGTGGGGAAGGGGCAAGCGCCGAAAACCGCTGAGACGCCATCGGCAAGGACGGCGGCGCTAGCATTGATTAATCGATCCGGTAATCGATTGGCGTCATCGTCCCGTTATTGCTGGTCGGCGCGCTGCACGCCGTAAGGCCGATTATCAGATCCATTTCGGCGCGAAAGCTGATGCAATCGCCGGCTTTGGACAGCGGCGGTTCTACGCTGAAGCGGCCTGTTTCTCCGTTCACGGGCACGTTCATGAAGATGTTGAACGCACAAGGAATGGCATCTGCGCCGATACCGAACGGCTCCAGCGCCGCGGCCAGATTGCCGAAACAGCCGCGATGCGGATCATCATCGCCGTAGAGAATACGAAAGGTATCCTTCGAACAGGGCGTCAGCAGGAAATCGTGCCGCCCGACATCGTCGCGTTCGATATGCAGCATGATGTTGCTGCGGTTCGAGTAGAGCTTGTGGCCCGTCGTCAGATAGATCGTGTCCTGATAGTCGAAGGTCCGCCCGTTCGAAATCAGCTCGCGCGGGTCCGCCTTGCTGTAGGCGACCATATCGCTCACCTGCTCGCCCTCCGGATCGCAGACGGTAAGCCGTTGGCCACGCTTCAGTTCGAAGGCCGTGCCGCTACGGCGGGGAATGCGGGTCATCTCGGTCATGCAAATTCCTCTGTCGGTTTCGGGCGACGGTAGGGCGCGGACCAGCCGGCGGGCACCGCACGTCCGCTATATTGGCGCGCTT is part of the Novosphingopyxis iocasae genome and encodes:
- a CDS encoding DUF1989 domain-containing protein; the encoded protein is MTEMTRIPRRSGTAFELKRGQRLTVCDPEGEQVSDMVAYSKADPRELISNGRTFDYQDTIYLTTGHKLYSNRSNIMLHIERDDVGRHDFLLTPCSKDTFRILYGDDDPHRGCFGNLAAALEPFGIGADAIPCAFNIFMNVPVNGETGRFSVEPPLSKAGDCISFRAEMDLIIGLTACSAPTSNNGTMTPIDYRID